Proteins found in one Oryza glaberrima chromosome 4, OglaRS2, whole genome shotgun sequence genomic segment:
- the LOC127770726 gene encoding glycine--tRNA ligase, mitochondrial 1-like, protein MLLSSASRALAAAKPRSPEPFAAAATAVLLRRQLAAGMAAAPASSASAAGNREAFRVAVTNTLERRLFYVPSFKIYGGVAGLYDYGPPGCAVKANVLAFWRQHFVLEEGMLEVDCPCVTPEVVLKASGHVDKFTDLMVKDEKTGTCYRADHLLKDFCKDKLEKDNTLSPEKTAEFNHVLAVLDDLSAEQLGAKIKEYGIVAPDTKNPLSDPYPFNLMFQTSIGPSGLSPGYMRPETAQGIFVNFKDLYYYNGNKLPFAAAQIGQAFRNEISPRQGLLRVREFTLAEIEHFVDPEDKSHPKFRDVSDLEFLMFPREQQLTGKSAMKLNIGQAVSEGTVNNETLGYFIGRVYLFLTQLGIDKDRLRFRQHLPNEMAHYAADCWDAEIECSFGWIECVGIADRSAYDLRAHSDKSGVALEAHEKFAEPREVEKLVITPSKKELGLAFKGNQRMVLEALEAMSETEALNMKSALESKGEVEFKVCTLGKDVTIKKSMVSINMEKKKEHQRKFTPSVIEPSFGIGRIIYCLFEHCFYQRPGKAEDEQLNVFGFPPLVAPIKCTVFPLVKIEKFEVVAKKISKALTAAGISHIIDMTGNTIGKRYARTDEIGVPLAITVDNTTSVTVRDRDSKDQIRVEVDEVASVVKEVTDGQSTWADIMWRYPAHTASAAEEEEASET, encoded by the exons atgctcctctcctccgcctcacGCGCACTCGCCGCCGCAAAACCCCGCTCGCCTGaacccttcgccgccgccgccaccgcggtcTTACTCCGCCGCCAGCTCGCCGCAGGCatggcggccgcgccggcgtcgtccGCGTCCGCGGCGGGGAACCGCGAGGCGTTCCGCGTGGCGGTGACCAACACGCTGGAGCGCCGCCTCTTCTACGTCCCGTCCTTCAAGATCTacggcggcgtcgcgggccTCTACGACTACGGCCCTCCCGGCTGCGCCGTCAAGGCCAACGTCCTCGCCTTCTGGCGCCAG CATTTCGTGTTGGAGGAGGGGATGCTTGAGGTGGACTGCCCATGTGTGACTCCTGAAGTTGTCTTGAAGGCCTCTGGCCATGTCGACAAATTTACAGATCTGATGGTTAAAGATGAAAAGACTGGCACCTGCTATCGTGCTGATCATTTGCTCAAGGACTTCTGCAAGGATAAGCTTGAGAAGGACAATACATTGTCACCAGAGAAGACAGCAGAATTCAACCATGTTCTTGCTGTCTTGGATGATCTGTCTGCAGAACAGTTGGGTGCTAAGATCAAGGAGTATGGCATTGTTGCTCCAGACACCAAGAACCCGTTGTCAGACCCATACCCCTTTAACCTCATGTTTCAAACTTCCATTGGACCATCAGGCTTGAGCCCAGG GTATATGAGGCCAGAGACAGCACAAGGTATCTTTGTAAACTTCAAAGACTTGTATTACTACAACGGCAACAAGCTACCCTTTGCTGCAGCACAGATTGGTCAGGCCTTCAGAAATGAG ATATCTCCTCGCCAAGGACTTCTGAGAGTCCGAGAATTTACTTTAGCGGAGATTGAGCACTTTGTGGACCCAGAGGACAAATCCCACCCAAAGTTTCGTGATGTTTCTGATCTGGAATTTTTGATGTTTCCAAGAGAACAACAACTGACAGGAAAATCAGCCATGAAACTTAACATTGGACAGGCTGTATCTGAG GGGACTGTTAACAATGAGACCCTTGGCTACTTTATTGGAAGGGTCTATCTCTTCTTGACGCAGCTTGGAATTGACAAAGATCGTCTACGGTTCCGACAGCACCTGCCAAATGAAATGGCTCATTATGCTGCTGATTGCTGGGATGCAGAGATTGAATGCTCTTTTGGGTGGATTGAGTGTGTTGGGATTGCTGATAGGTCTGCATATGATCTGCGTGCTCACTCG GATAAAAGTGGTGTTGCACTTGAAGCACATGAAAAGTTTGCAGAGCCTAGAGAAGTGGAG AAGTTAGTTATAACCCCGTCAAAGAAGGAACTAGGTCTTGCGTTCAAAGGGAATCAAAGGATGGTTCTTGAAGCATTGGAG GCAATGAGCGAGACTGAAGCTTTGAATATGAAATCAGCTTTAGAATCCAAAGGGGAGGTTGAATTTAAGGTGTGTACACTTGGGAAAGATGTCACCATAAAGAAAAGCATGGTTTCAATTAACatggagaagaaaaaggaacatCAAAGGAAATTTACTCCTTCTGTCATAGAGCCATCCTTTGGCATAGGGAGAATCATTTACTGTCTGTTCGAACATTGCTTCTATCAAAGACCTGGCAAGGCGGAGGATGAGCAGTTGAATGTATTCGGTTTCCCCCCTCTTGTTGCTCCCATCAAGTGCACTGTCTTTCCACTTGTCAAGATCGAAAAATTTGAAGTTGTTGCCAAGAAAATTTCGAAAGCATTGACAGCAGCAGGGATTTCTCACATAATTGATATGACAG GTAACACTATCGGTAAGCGTTATGCAAGGACCGATGAAATCGGTGTCCCCCTGGCAATCACGGTTGACAACACCACGAGTGTGACTGTCCGTGACCGGGACAGCAAGGATCAGATCCGCGTTGAGGTCGATGAGGTGGCCTCAGTGGTGAAGGAAGTGACGGACGGGCAGAGCACCTGGGCAGACATCATGTGGAGGTACCCGGCACATACTGCCTCGGCCGCTGAAGAGGAGGAAGCATCAGAAACCTGA
- the LOC127771720 gene encoding cytochrome b-c1 complex subunit Rieske, mitochondrial yields the protein MLRVAGRRLSSSLSWRPAATAAAAAGGPRGGPLAGKNDDDDNNGNGRVQPRFSIESPFFAAARGFSSSETLVPRNQDTGLAELPATVAALKNPNPKVVYDEYNHERHAPGDPSKRAFAYFVLSGGRFIYASLLRLLVLKFVLSMSASKDVLALASLEVDLSSIEPGTTVTVKWRGKPVFIRRRTEDDIALANSVDVGSLRHPQQDAERVKNPEWLVVIGVCTHLGCIPLPNAGDFGGWFCPCHGSHYDISGRIRKGPAPFNLEVPTYSFLEENKLLIG from the exons ATGCTGAGGGTTGCGGGGAGGAGGCTCTCGTCGTCCCTCTCATGGCgccccgccgccacggcggcggcggccgccgggggGCCGAGGGGTGGCCCGCTCGCCGGgaagaacgacgacgacgacaacaacgGCAACGGCCGGGTCCAGCCGCGGTTCTCCATCGAGTCCCcgttcttcgccgccgccagag GGTTTTCTTCATCTGAAACACTTGTTCCAAGGAACCAAGATACTGGCTTGGCTGAACTACCTGCAACCGTTGCTGCACTGAAGAATCCCAACCCAAAGGTGGTGTACGATGAGTACAACCATGAGAGGCATGCACCTGGGGATCCCAGCAAGCGTGCATTTGCTTACTTTGTTCTAAGTGGTGGGAGATTCATCTATGCATCGTTGCTGCGGCTCCTCGTATTGAAATTCGTGCTGAGCATGTCTGCAAGTAAGGACGTGCTTGCGCTTGCTTCCCTGGAGGTGGATCTCTCAAGCATTGAGCCTGGTACCACAGTGACGGTGAAGTGGCGTGGGAAGCCAGTTTTCATCAGAAGGAGGACAGAGGACGACATAGCGCTGGCCAATAGTGTGGACGTTGGGTCCCTGCGCCATCCCCAGCAGGACGCAGAGCGTGTGAAGAACCCAGAGTGGCTAGTGGTCATTGGCGTCTGCACCCACCTTGGTTGCATTCCTCTCCCCAATGCTGGAGATTTCGGAGGTTGGTTCTGCCCGTGCCATGGCTCCCACTATGACATCTCTGGCAGGATTCGCAAGGGCCCCGCTCCATTCAACCTGGAGGTCCCTACCTACAGTTTCTTGGAGGAGAACAAGCTCCTCATAGGCTAA
- the LOC127771548 gene encoding probable glucuronosyltransferase Os04g0398600: MGSRTVGWWLLAAAVVLAAAAADSGEAERAAEQHSERISGSAGDVLEDNPVGRLKVFIYDLPRKYNKKMVNKDPRCLNHMFAAEIFMHRFLLSSAVRTLNPKEADWFYTPVYTTCDLTPAGLPLPFKSPRVMRSAIQYISHKWPFWNRTDGADHFFVVPHDFGACFHYQEEKAIERGILPLLQRATLVQTFGQENHVCLKEGSITIPPYAPPQKMQAHLIPPDTPRSIFVYFRGLFYDTGNDPEGGYYARGARASLWENFKNNPLFDISTDHPPTYYEDMQRAVFCLCPLGWAPWSPRLVEAVVFGCIPVIIADDIVLPFADAIPWEEIGVFVEEKDVPKLDTILTSMPIDDILRKQRLLANPSMKQAMLFPQPAQPRDAFHQILNGLARKLPHPEGVYLQPSDKRLNWTAGPVGDLKAW; the protein is encoded by the exons ATGGGATCAAGAACGGTGGGGTGGTGGCTACTGGCGGCGGCCGTcgtgctcgccgcggcggcggcggattccggggaggcggagcgcgcggcggagcaGCACAGCGAGCGCATCTCAG GGAGTGCCGGCGATGTGCTCGAAGACAATCCTGTGGGGAGGTTGAAGGTCTTCATCTATGACCTCCCAAGAAAGTACAACAAGAAGATGGTCAACAAGGATCCCCGGTGCCTCAATCACATGTTTGCTGCAGAAATATTCATGCATCGCTTCTTGCTCTCGAGTGCTGTTCGGACACTCAACCCCAAGGAGGCTGATTGGTTTTACACGCCAGTTTATACTACTTGTGACCTAACTCCGGCTGGACTGCCCTTGCCATTTAAGTCGCCGAGGGTGATGAGGAGTGCGATCCAGTACATTTCGCACAAGTGGCCCTTCTGGAATAGAACAGATGGAGCAGACCACTTCTTTGTTGTCCCACATGATTTTGGTGCATGTTTTCACTATCAG GAAGAAAAAGCTATTGAGCGTGGAATTCTACCGTTGCTGCAACGTGCTACGTTGGTCCAAACATTTGGACAGGAGAACCATGTTTGCTTAAAAGAGGGTTCTATCACTATACCACCCTACGCTCCTCCACAGAAAATGCAGGCTCACTTGATCCCCCCTGACACTCCACGTTCAATCTTCGTCTACTTCCGGGGACTATTCTATGACACTGGAAATGACCCCGAGGGTGGTTACTATGCAAG AGGGGCGCGAGCTTCCCTATGGGAAAACTTCAAGAACAATCCATTATTTGACATTTCCACGGATCACCCTCCCACCTACTATGAAGACATGCAGCGTGCTGTCTTCTGTCTGTGCCCATTGGGCTGGGCACCATGGAGCCCTAGGTTGGTTGAGGCTGTGGTCTTTGGCTGCATTCCAGTCATCATTGCTGACGACATTGTGCTACCATTTGCCGATGCAATCCCTTGGGAGGAAATTGGCGTGTTTGTTGAGGAGAAGGATGTTCCAAAGTTAGACACCATCCTCACATCGATGCCAATCGATGATATTTTAAGAAAGCAAAGATTGCTTGCAAATCCATCAATGAAGCAGGCCATGTTGTTTCCACAGCCAGCCCAACCAAGAGATGCGTTCCACCAGATCTTGAATGGCCTTGCTCGCAAGCTTCCACACCCAGAGGGAGTATACTTGCAACCCAGTGACAAGCGCCTCAACTGGACTGCTGGACCTGTTGGAGATCTGAAAGCTTGGTAG
- the LOC127771549 gene encoding pollen-specific protein C13-like, translated as MASLRTIPVIFGILFYVLASTATATDAPDYVVQGRVYCDTCRAGFETNVTEYIKGAKVRLECKHFGTDKVERAIDGVTDETGTYKIELKDSHEEDICEVVLVHSPLANCSEIEAERDRARVLLTRNVGICDNLRLANPLGYLKDIPLPVCGALLKQFDLADDDNE; from the exons ATGGCCTCTCTCCGCACCATTCCGGTGATCTTCGGCATCCTCTTCTATGTCCTTGCCAgcactgccactgccaccgaCGCACCGGACTACGTCGTCCAAGGCCGTGTCTACTGTGACACGTGCCGCGCCGGGTTCGAGACCAATGTCACCGAGTATATCAAGG GTGCCAAGGTCAGGCTGGAGTGCAAGCACTTTGGCACCGACAAGGTCGAGCGTGCGATTGACGGTGTGACTGATGAGACCGGGACATACAAGATTGAGCTCAAGGACAGCCATGAGGAGGACATCTGCGAGGTTGTCCTCGTCCACAGCCCCCTTGCAAACTGCTCTGAAATCGAGGCCGAAAGGGATCGTGCCCGTGTTTTGCTCACCAGGAATGTCGGCATCTGTGACAACCTGCGCTTAGCCAACCCACTCGGCTACCTCAAGGACATCCCACTGCCCGTCTGCGGCGCGCTGCTCAAGCAGTTCGACCTGGCTGATGATGATAACGAGTAA
- the LOC127771546 gene encoding uncharacterized protein LOC127771546, protein MAEAGPSRPAAAAAGDFPELLAFCARAEALIAELLLLSDRAPSQFADRRFHPVLFDFRYFDSPGEFEARIEGNMELEALEDELRESCGSYMRRFFALLDAAVAYHDELCSYLNDLQEGLYVHCTLDGVLESNWACQLLTESMTLFGCMALLMEHRISGLLRERLLVAYLRHERCFSFPNVERICKLCRRHVTTPPSPGASGSSLHTAEIISVQKPEDLLRRFQFPELIVDAVITCLRNGDVYNNVRFYPDPQHRTTALSLQGGHMYVLLFYSRDLLHNGLAMREIVDRFFKDNWVVPIFLHFSVDLLVSWDAFKEAKSSLVSCLSPTFVRDRSLYHYTKVSSLLADLDSHMHAVNKEYVLDNSLNLLSIIRECNCTLRWLLLHRMTNDKKARDLVICLGSSQHADEGKLLQLLMKTAKLEFEVKELHAELLKTRKSMWYEKRHDALECMKDLSQNYLGTWAASCKLKNKSIKDWLEHLSSEVSSLDYATIGNSGRIIHRVLSTLKDIELLHQIKENIQIKHGFSKIQKNLHDMIKVLNLNQESISVFSVITDGKYAWGYLTYFEELLKKKISQDPSESLFLHTMFLKFQSWLDAPLQRIKQYESPDLQYVSTYYASKYAAKIFAVLDIIPAILLKISIDVDYINAEQSTHLINRINKETLEDLMQLDQQLCQAQQAAKLCIVSEGLLNMSKNFDGLIDLNLSGWLKQMIKKELVSQLQGKLKALSLLIYGDIEGNLMSLSNYMLSQMQRMEFLQHILHIDGCSIWEETLTAVLEECAKREVLEFMGCMQPSTNMVKPSNHMSNPGTFFGHLLQYIVHSTDPSRSMFIEAMMGWFDAGGNELLGMRFFHLLESCVGQVGLACLDSLIHVLVKQSVEHAMKDLHTLVDVKCREELNKLDDLLGPPMSIPLMGWSSYKEMVKMLHSSWGPLVEKLATIGQLQLVRNLVSFKLRSACKVRANTISSAVDILSSSVCLQNGRFETGAEDHNVRLFLNNIKDQQNFCGLLSPLHAIYISEEPPMFLTRLLCIFSISQLPKYVLDIHLGSLTNPLKKSVADFSALVIGLGTLLQQFGPSHITQYIEFMIQYIRMAEAAFNPTPVTNKGSAHSSEAPKALYWVMSFCKYMDISMDLVDSCLPSSSLAILQS, encoded by the exons ATGGCGGAGGCGGGGcccagccggccggccgccgccgccgccggcgacttcCCGGAGCTCCTCGCCTTCTGCGCCCGCGCGGAGGCCCTCAtcgccgagctcctcctcctctccgaccGCGCCCCGTCGCAGTTCGCCGACCGCCGCTTCCACCCCGTCCTCTTCGACTTCcg ATACTTCGACTCCCCGGGCGAATTCGAGGCGAGGATCGAGGGGAACATGGAGCTGGAGGCCCTGGAAGACGAGCTCCGCGAGTCCTGCGGCTCCTACATGCGGAGGTTCTTCGCCTTGCTGGATGCCGCCGTCGCTTACCACGACGAGCTGTGCAGCTACCTCAACGACCTGCAG GAAGGGCTGTATGTGCATTGCACATTGGATGGTGTACTGGAGAGTAACTGGGCTTGCCAATTGCTTACAGAATCGATGACTTTGTTTGGGTGTATGGCTTTGCTAATGGAGCACAGGATTAGCGGATTGCTGCGTGAGAGACTTCTGGTGGCGTATCTGCGGCACGAGCGTTGCTTCAGCTTCCCTAATGTGGAGCGCATATGCAAGCTCTGTCGTCGGCACGTGACTACACCTCCTTCGCCTGGTGCCTCCGGTTCATCGTTGCATACTGCGGAAATCATCTCTGTACAGAAGCCTGAGGACCTGCTTAGGAGGTTTCAGTTTCCTGAGCTCATTGTGGATGCTGTCATAACTTGCTTGAGAAATGGTGATGTTTACAACAATGTCCGGTTCTACCCTGATCCGCAGCACCGGACAACCGCTCTCTCATTGCAAGGTGGACACATGTATGTGTTGTTATTTTATTCTCGTGACCTTCTACACAACGGTTTGGCTATGCGGGAGATTGTTGATCGCTTCTTTAAGGACAACTGGGTGGTTCCCATCTTCTTGCATTTCTCGGTAGATTTACTTGTCTCATGGGATGCATTCAAAGAAGCGAAATCATCATTAGTTTCTTGCCTTTCTCCCACCTTCGTACGTGATCGCAGTCTATACCACTATACAAAG GTATCTTCTCTTCTAGCTGACCTGGATAGTCATATGCATGCAGTAAACAAGGAATATGTTCTGGATAATTCTCTGAATCTTCTTTCTATCATCAGAGAGTGCAATTGCACACTGCGTTGGCTTTTGCTTCACCGCATG ACAAATGATAAGAAGGCAAGGGACCTAGTGATCTGTTTAGGGTCATCACAACATGCTGACGAAGGGAAGCTGTTACAGCTCCTGATGAAGACTGCTAAA CTTGAGTTTGAGGTGAAGGAACTGCATGCTGAACTATTGAAAACCAGAAAAAGTATGTGGTATGAGAAGAGGCATGATGCTTTGGAATGTATGAAGGACCTGTCTCAGAACTATCTTGGGACTTGG GCTGCGTCATGCAAATTAAAAAACAAGAGCATCAAAGACTGGTTGGAGCACCTGTCATCAGAG GTTAGCTCCCTGGATTATGCCACAATTGGAAACTCCGGCAGGATAATTCATCGTGTGCTATCTACGCTAAAAGATATTGAGCTACTTCACCAA ATCAAAGAGAATATACAGATAAAGCATGGCTTCTCCAAAATACAGAAGAATCTTCATGATATGATAAAAGTTCTAAACCTAAACCAAGAGTCCATAAGTGTTTTCTCAGTG ATTACTGATGGTAAGTATGCATGGGGTTATCTTACTTATTTTGAGGAACTTCTTAAGAAGAAGATCAGTCAAGATCCATCAGAGtctttatttttgcatacgaTGTTTCTTAAATTTCAATCATGGTTGGATGCACCGCTGCAGAGGATCAAGCAGTATGAAAG TCCAGATCTTCAATATGTCTCAACCTACTATGCTTCAAAGTATGCAGCTAAAATATTTGCAGTTCTAGATATTATCCCG GCTATATTGCTTAAAATTTCTATTGATGTGGATTACATCAATGCTGAACAGTCCACTCATCTAATAAATCGCATCAACAAGGAAACATTGGAAGATCTCATGCAG TTGGATCAACAACTATGCCAAGCACAGCAGGCTGCCAAACTATGCATTGTTTCGGAG GGCCTTTTGAACATGTCAAAGAACTTTGATGGCCTTATAGATCTG AATTTAAGTGGATGGCTTAAGCAAATGATAAAAAAGGAGTTAGTAAGCCAACTACAAGGCAAGCTGAAAGCCTTATCATTGCTCATTTATG GTGATATAGAAGGCAATCTCATGTCATTGTCAAATTATATGCTTTCACAGATGCAGAGAATGGAATTCCTACAG CACATACTGCACATTGACGGGTGTTCAATCTGGGAAGAAACATTGACTGCTGTGCTAGAAGAATGTGCTAAAAGG GAGGTCTTAGAGTTTATGGGATGCATGCAACCATCCACTAATATGGTGAAACCATCGAATCATATGTCCAACCCGGGCACtttttttg GTCACCTGCTGCAATATATAGTTCATTCAACGGATCCATCGCGCTCCATGTTTATAGAGGCTATGATGGGTTG GTTTGATGCAGGAGGAAATGAATTGCTTGGTATGCGCTTCTTTCATTTGCTGGAATCATG TGTGGGACAAGTTGGATTAGCTTGCTTGGATTCCTTAATACATGTACTAGTAAAGCAGAGTGTGGAGCATGCAATGAAAGATTTACATACATTG GTTGATGTTAAATGTCGAGAGGAATTGAATAAGCTGGATGATCTACTGGGGCCTCCCATGTCCATTCCTCTGATGGGTTGGTCATCATATAAGGAAATG GTGAAGATGTTGCATTCATCATGGGGACCACTGGTTGAGAAATTAGCAACAATCGGACAGCTGCAATTGGTTCGAAATCTCGTGTCCTTTAAATTGAGATCAGCATGCAAG GTCAGAGCAAACACTATAAGCTCGGCTGTGGACATTTTGTCATCTTCAGTTTGTTTGCAGAATGGGAGGTTTGAG ACAGGGGCCGAGGATCACAATGTCAGACTCTTCCTTAACAATATAAAGGATCAGCAGAACTTTTGCGGCTTACTTTCACCTCTTCATGCTATCTATATTTCTGAAGAGCCTCCAATGTTCTTGACCAGATTGCTGTGCATCTTTTCCATATCGCAG TTACCAAAATATGTTCTTGACATTCACTTGGGCAGTTTGACCAATCCACTAAAGAAATCTGTAGCTGATTTCTCTGCTCTG GTCATAGGGCTTGGTACACTTCTGCAGCAGTTTGGTCCTTCCCATATAACCCAGTATATTGAG TTTATGATTCAATATATACGGATGGCAGAAGCAGCATTTAATCCCACACCTGTTACAAACAAGGGATCTGCTCATTCCTCTGAG GCACCAAAGGCGTTATATTGGGTGATGTCCTTCTGCAAGTACATGGATATCTCCATGGATTTAGTCGATTCATGCTTACCATCTTCCTCTCTGGCTATCCTGCAATCCTGA